DNA from Nitriliruptor alkaliphilus DSM 45188:
TGGCCACCAACGCCTACAGCCACCGGGTGCTGCCACGGACCGCACGGCACTTCGTCCCCGTCCACGACTACGTGCTGGTCACGGCGCCGCTCACCGCCGAGCAGCGCGCCCGCGTCGGCTGGGAGGGCCGGCAGGGGGTCGCCGACGCCGGCAACCAGTTCCACTACTACCGGCTGACGCCCGACGACCGCATCCTGTGGGGCGGCTACGACGCGATCTACCGCTTCGGCAACGGGGTCGGGACCCGCGACGACCACCGGCGGGCCACCTACGACCGCCTGGCCGCCCACTTCCGCGCCACCTTCCCGCAGCTCGACGACGTGCCGTTCGAGCGCTGGTGGGGTGGCCCCATCGCGACCACGACCCGCTTCACGGCGGTCTTCGGTGACGTCCTCGGCGGTCGGGTCGTCTACGCCCTCGGCTACACCGGCCTCGGCGTCGCCGCGACCCGGTTCGCCGGACACGTGCTGACCGATCGCCTGCTCGACCCCAGCTCGCCGCTGCTCGACCTACGTTTCACCTCGACGGCGCCGTTCCCGTTCCCCCCCGAACCGCTGCGCTGGGTGGGTGTGACGCTGACCCGCCGGGCACTGGCGCGGGCCGACCGGCGCGACGGTCGTCGGGGTCCGTGGCTGCGTGTCCTGGACGCGGCGGGGATCGGGTTCGACTCGTGAGTTCGACCGCACCACCTGACCGAGGAGGACGCAGGTGACCGACGTGAACGTCGCGACCGGTGAGCGGACCGGGGCGGACGCTGCCTCGTCGGCGGAGCCCGCAGCCGTGACCCTGCAGGGCATCACCAAGCGCTTCCCCGGCGTGAAGGGGGCCGACCCGGTCGTCGCGGTCGACGACATCGATCTGCGCATCCGTGACGGGGAGTTCTTCTCGCTGCTCGGCCCGTCGGGGTGCGGCAAGACGACCACGCTGCGCATGATCGCCGGCTTCGAGTACCCGACGGCGGGCAGCGTCCGGATCTTCGGCGACGAGGTCGGCCTCGAGCCGCCGAACCGCCGGCCGGTCAACACCGTGTTCCAGTCCTACGCGCTGTTCCCGCACATGACGGTCGAGGACAACATCGCCTTCGGGCTGCAGATGAAGAAGGTCGAGGGGGCGGAGGCCAAGCGGCGCGTCGCCGAGGTGATCGAGCTGGTGCAGCTGCAGGGCCGCGAGACCCGCAAGCCCAAGCAGCTGTCGGGTGGCCAGCAGCAGCGCGTCGCTCTGGCACGAGCCCTCGTCAACCACCCCAAGGTCCTGTTGCTGGACGAGCCCCTCGGGGCACTGGACCTCAAGCTCCGCCAGGCCATGCAGGTCGAGCTCAAGCAGCTCCAGGAGCGGGTCGGCATCACCTTCGTCTACGTCACCCACGACCAGGAGGAG
Protein-coding regions in this window:
- a CDS encoding polyamine ABC transporter ATP-binding protein; translated protein: MNVATGERTGADAASSAEPAAVTLQGITKRFPGVKGADPVVAVDDIDLRIRDGEFFSLLGPSGCGKTTTLRMIAGFEYPTAGSVRIFGDEVGLEPPNRRPVNTVFQSYALFPHMTVEDNIAFGLQMKKVEGAEAKRRVAEVIELVQLQGRETRKPKQLSGGQQQRVALARALVNHPKVLLLDEPLGALDLKLRQAMQVELKQLQERVGITFVYVTHDQEEALTMSDRIAVMDGGKLLQVGTPEEIYARPRTRFVADFIGDTNLLRATAVDEEHARLPDGTTIRVAHEVPAGTELTVAIRPEHVGLRRADSERDLSLDALHGEVTMLSFLGNAILYEVTGDSGDPPTRIRIRQGNAPGIEHFDVGDRVRVRWAPSSATVLED